One window from the genome of Nicotiana tomentosiformis chromosome 5, ASM39032v3, whole genome shotgun sequence encodes:
- the LOC138892772 gene encoding uncharacterized protein translates to MNAVRPGLLSSIVYAFNAHKVWEDLKERFDKVNGSRVLHLHKEIHTLIQGTMTVADYFSKLRDLWDEFDALMPCPGCPCPESKKYAAHFEYHRLLQFLVGLNDSYSQARSQIMMMSPVPNINKAYSLLVDLESQRSLANFTQVVQVAEVAKGNAMFSNRGPVAARGNPRPQKKIPQCEYCHCKRHTKETCYKLVGYPSDFKYKKKGGSPGVYANYAGPATGHAPSDACKFTNNNPQMIFGMQNQQNLQIPQQPVQHPTPYFTRESYQQPQSVLQKSIQQLAPFFTQE, encoded by the coding sequence ATGAATGCAGTACGACCAGGATTGCTAAGTAGTATTGTATATGCATTCAATGCTCACAAGGTCTGGGAAGATTTAAAGGAAAGGTTTGATAAAGTGAATGGCTCTAGAGTCCTTCATCTCCACAAAGAGATTCATACTCTTATTCAGGGGACTATGACTGTTGCTGATTACTTCTCTAAGCTTAGAGATTTGTGGGATGAATTTGATGCACTCATGCCTTGCCCTGGGTGTCCATGTCCTGAATCTAAGAAGTATGCTGCTCATTTTGAATATCATAGACTTCTACAGTTTCTCGTGGGCCTAAATGATTCCTATTCACAAGCTAGGAGTCAGATTATGATGATGTCTCCAGTTCCTAACATCAACAAAGCCTACTCTTTGCTTGTTGATCTTGAGAGTCAGAGGAGTCTGGCAAACTTTACACAGGTAGTGCAAGTTGCAGAAGTTGCTAAAGGTAATGCAATGTTTAGTAACAGAGGTCCAGTAGCTGCAAGGGGAAATCCCAGGCCTCAAAAGAAGATCCCTCAGTGTGAGTACTGTCATTGCAAAAGACATACAAAGGAGACCTGTTACAAGTTAGTTGGTTACCCCTCAGACTtcaagtataagaagaagggaggTAGTCCTGGAGTATATGCAAACTATGCAGGTCCTGCAACAGGCCATGCCCCTAGTGATGCCTGCAAGTTCACTAACAACAATCCACAAATGATCTTTGGAATGCAAAATCAGCAGAACCTCCAAATACCTCAGCAACCTGTTCAACACCCTACTCCTTACTTTACACGTGAGTCATATCAACAACCACAATCAGTGCTTCAGAAGTCTATTCAACAGCTTGCTCCTTTCTTCACACAGGAATAG